From the genome of Populus alba chromosome 10, ASM523922v2, whole genome shotgun sequence, one region includes:
- the LOC118046360 gene encoding glucan endo-1,3-beta-glucosidase, basic vacuolar isoform, whose translation MASFSSRSRTSSLTAAMLLLLGVLFIANLDMTGAQVGICYGMMGNNLPPATEVIALYKQRNIKRMRLYDPNQAALNALRGSGIEVMVGVPNSDLQRLSNPSEANSWVKNNVLNFWPSVKFRYIAVGNEISPVNGGTSWMAPFVLPALVNVFNAVRAAGLQDQIKVSIAVDMTLIGTSYPPSAGAFRGDVISYLAPIVGHLSYAKTPLFANIYTYFSYSGNPRDISLPYALFTSPSVLVWDSGRGYQNLFDAMLDSLYSALERLGGGNTLDVVVSESGWPSAGGFGTTSDNAGTYLSNLIRHVKGGTPKRPGKAIETYIFAMFDENQKQPELEKHFGAFSPNKQPKYNLNFGGHRDCDISTEQNATVSLKSDM comes from the exons ATGGCTAGCTTTTCCTCAAGAAGTAGGACTAGTTCCTTAACGGCTGCAATGCTCCTCCTCCTCGGAGTGCTCTTCATAGCAAACCTTGACATGACAG GAGCTCAAGTAGGAATTTGCTATGGAATGATGGGCAACAACCTTCCTCCTGCCACAGAGGTTATAGCTCTCTACAAACAACGCAATATCAAGCGGATGAGACTCTACGATCCAAATCAGGCAGCTCTGAATGCTCTCAGAGGTTCAGGCATTGAAGTTATGGTAGGTGTCCCAAATTCAGATCTTCAAAGACTTTCCAACCCCTCCGAGGCAAATTCATGGGTAAAAAACAATGTACTCAACTTCTGGCCAAGTGTCAAGTTCAGGTACATAGCTGTTGGCAACGAAATTAGTCCTGTCAATGGCGGCACATCCTGGATGGCCCCATTTGTTTTGCCTGCCTTGGTAAATGTATTTAATGCTGTAAGAGCAGCTGGCCTCCAGGACCAAATCAAGGTCTCAATTGCAGTTGACATGACCCTGATAGGAACTTCCTATCCTCCCTCAGCAGGTGCTTTCAGGGGTGATGTTATTTCATACTTAGCCCCGATTGTTGGACACCTATCATACGCAAAGACGCCTTTATTTGCTAATATTTACACTTATTTTAGCTATTCTGGTAACCCGCGAGACATCTCCCTTCCCTATGCTTTGTTTACCTCACCATCAGTACTTGTATGGGACAGTGGTCGCGGTTATCAGAATCTTTTTGATGCAATGTTGGATTCCTTGTACTCTGCCCTCGAGAGACTCGGAGGAGGTAACACTTTGGATGTTGTTGTGTCCGAGAGTGGATGGCCATCGGCAGGAGGATTCGGAACAACATCTGATAACGCAGGTACTTATCTCTCGAATTTGATTAGGCATGTGAAAGGAGGGACGCCGAAGAGGCCTGGCAAAGCTATAGAGACTTACATATTCGCCATGTTCGATGAAAACCAGAAGCAACCAGAGTTGGAGAAACACTTTGGTGCATTCTCCCCGAATAAACAACCTaaatataatctcaatttcGGTGGACACAGAGACTGCGACATTTCTACAGAACAAAACGCGACAGTTTCCCTTAAGAGTGATATGTAA
- the LOC118046351 gene encoding basic leucine zipper 1: MPSSFAKAGSSGSEIDPPSAMADEKRRKRMISNRESARRSRMKRQKHMEDLVTEKSILERKIHEDNKKYAALWQRHFALESDNKALTAEKLKLAEYLKNLQQVLASYNVIESDQDLKVSDRFLNPWQVHGSVKSITISGMFQV; encoded by the coding sequence atgcCATCATCGTTTGCAAAGGCAGGTTCGTCAGGCTCTGAAATTGACCCACCAAGTGCTATGGCTGacgagaagagaagaaaaagaatgatCTCAAATAGAGAATCTGCAAGGCGGTCGAGAATGAAGAGGCAAAAGCATATGGAAGATTTGGTCACTGAAAAATCTATTTTGGAGAGAAAGATACAtgaagacaataaaaaatatgctgCACTTTGGCAAAGGCATTTTGCTCTCGAATCAGACAACAAAGCTTTGACGGCTGAGAAGTTGAAGCTGGCCGAATATTTGAAGAACTTGCAACAAGTTCTTGCAAGTTATAATGTCATTGAATCTGATCAGGATCTAAAAGTTTCAGACCGATTTTTGAACCCATGGCAAGTTCATGGTTCAGTGAAGTCCATCACAATTTCTGGGATGTTCCAAGTTTAG